In Juglans microcarpa x Juglans regia isolate MS1-56 chromosome 4S, Jm3101_v1.0, whole genome shotgun sequence, a single window of DNA contains:
- the LOC121262713 gene encoding uncharacterized protein LOC121262713: MVSRAREPPMEDFEGSDSSSSNSSKNSSAHSHQISNTFCAINMAKYLNLTDPSNQFRLDNGDNPTVVLVTDLLTSENYPTWSRAMKRALRAKNKICFITGSISPPIDPDDPLLDLWERCNDMVVSWLQNSISLSIRSSVAFVDNAHDLWLDLHDRFSHQNGPRIYQLKKTLASLQQDSDTTCYQYTSMLVENGEFVNPAVHKPTIGLHMLWQQGLDILLQQRTD, encoded by the exons atggtatcaagagccagaGAGCCACCCATGGAGGACTTCGAAGGTTCTGACAGTTCTTCCTCCAACAGCTCCAAAAATTCCTCTGCTCATTCACACCAAATATCAAACACCTTCTGTGCCATAAACATGGCCAAATACCTGAACCTCACCGACCCTAGCAACCAATTTCGGCTGGACAACGGCGACAACCCTACCGTCGTTCTGGTCACTGACTTGCTCACCAGCGAGAACTACCCCACTTGGTCTCGTGCGATGAAACGAGCTCTCCgtgccaaaaataaaatatgtttcatCACTGGTTCCATTTCCCCACCAATAGACCCTGATGATCCTCTTCTTGACTTATGGGAGCGCTGCAACGACATGGTGGTTTCATGGCTTCAAAACTCTATAAGCCTCTCCATCAGATCCAGTGTTGCTTTCGTAGACAATGCCCATGACCTTTGGCTCGATCTTCACGACCGTTTTTCCCATCAAAATGGACCTCGTATATACCAGCTCAAGAAGACACTTGCCAGTCTTCAACAAGACTCCGACACT ACTTGTTATCAGTATACATCAATGTTGGTTGAGAATGGTGAATTTGTAAATCCTGCAGTGCATAAGCCAACCATTGGACTTCACATGTTGTGGCAGCAAGGACTCGATATTCTGCTTCAGCAGAGGACCGACTGA